GTGACTTTGACCAATAATAAGTATCGCGGCGAACGAGAAGATCAGCCAGTGTCAGCGTCTAACCCGCGCAGCTATGACGCTCGTGGGAAAGCGCGCGGTAATGACAATGGGCACATCATTCGTTGGGCAGAAACAGACGGCGACCATGCTGCACTGAGCTTCGAGTGGGACATCTATCTATTTGCAGCACCCAGTGACTTGTCAGCAGAAAACTTATCAGAGCTGAATCAGAATAATGACTTCTCCTCACCAGACGGTTTGTACTTTGACCCACGTGGTGTGTTATGGATTCAGACGGATGACGGTGCCTATACGGATACCAGCAGCTGTATGTTACTGGCGGCGCTACCGGGAAGTGTGAATGACGGTATACTCACAACGACGTCAGCAGGGCAGCCAACCCGAGTGAGGAGAGCAGCCAGTAATGATAATATCAAACGCTTTTTTGTCGGTCCTGAAGGCTGCGAAGTGACGGGCATTACGATGACCCCAGACTTCAAGACTCTGTTTATCAATATTCAGCATCCTGGCAATACGTGGGGCGCAGTTGCGGGCGGTAGTACCCCGCGCTCAGCCACGGTCATGATTACCAAAGAAGATGGCGATGTGATATTGGCAGAGTCATTTTCACCAGCAACTGGTACGACATCAGTGACTTAAGTAGCAAGCTGATTCATACTTTATAGAGTGACTTATATCTAAAACCCCAGCTGTGTCTGTAATGCCAGTCAGTTAAGGCAAAAACTCAATAAAAGTAATAAAATAGCCCATCTAATAAGTAGATGGGCTATTTTACTATGAGACTACAAGACGCTATTAATGAGACGCATAAAAGGATTCCAGACACCCTAGAACAATTTAGTGAATTAATAGACCCTGAGTGGATACAGCAAGCTTTAGAGTATACCGGCAAAGCGAGCATTAGAAGGCGTAAGCTACCTGCCGAACACGTTGTTTGGATAGTCATCGGCACAGCTTTATATCGAAACCGTTCAATTTGGTATATCACAGAGCAGATGCGGCTTAATATAGACTCACAGGCCTGCGTACCCAGTGCAGTGGTACAAGCAAGACAACGCCTCGGGCATGAGCCTCTAAAGCAGCTATTTCATCAACTAAGTGCTCACTACCAAACAGAATCACGAGCCCAGCAGCAAGACTTTATGGGACTTAGCGTCCAAGCTGTAGACGGTGTCGTATACTCACTACCCTATACTGATGAGAACCTTCAGTACTTTAGTTCAAGCAAAGGCAGAACTAAAGAGGCGCCCTATCCCCAAATGCGTTCGGTATGCCTGATCAATACTGACACGCATGAGATCATTGACACAACCCTTGGAGATATGGGTCAAGGAGAGATCACATTAGCCCGTCAGCTAAATATTCAAGACAACAGCATTACGCTCTTTGATAGAGCCTATTTCTCAGCAGACCTACTGATTAGTTGGCAACAAACCCATCCAAACAGTCACTGGCTCATGCGGGCTAAAGATAATCTGCGTTACACTGTGATTGAAACCTTTAGTGAAGGGGACTACTTGATACAAATGCCGGTTTCTCCCCAAGCTCAAAAGAAAAATCCAAACCTACCCGATACTTGGCAAGCTCGATTAATTGAGTGTCGTTATGAGGGTAAGATAAGACGATACATCACCTCTTTAATAGATGATAAACGCTTTACTAAGGATAAAGTGGCACAGCTGTACTTGCAGCGCTGGGAGATCGAGATGGCTTTTAGGGAAATTAAGTCTGATCTACAGCAGGGGCTGTTGTTAAGAAGTAAGCTGCCACAGCTTGTGTTACAAGAGTTCTGGGGGCTTATGATTGCTTATAATCTGATAAGACGTTTGATGCGCTATATGGCAGTTAGAGCTAAGGTTAGCCCTCTACGAATTAGCTTTCATATGGCGTCTATTACGATTGTTGATCTGTTACGGTTTGCGCCTTTACAGGCTGCAGGACTCTTCCCTAAGTTGTTAGATGCAGTTTTAGAGGAGGGAAAACTGTTTGTCATTCCTGAACGCAGAAAGCGATCTTGCCCGAGGGTGGTTAAGGGTAAACCACAAAAATATCCCAAAAAAAATACCAGTCAGCCTTAACTGACTGGCATTAAGCTGTGTCTGGGGTTTTAATTCAGCGCTGAAAATACATTCAATCATACTTATACCAAACCCAACAATTAAAGTTGCGCCCAGGTACGAGTAGTTAAAGACCGAATTCTTTGTGGCTGTTTAAGCAAATTATTCCAAGCCAAGCAAGTGGCATCGACAATAGCCTCATAACTGTCATAACAACGATTAGATAGCTCATTTTGCTTAAGGTACTGCCATACTCTCTCAGAGGGATTGAGCTCAGGTGAATAAGGCGGTAGTTTAAGCATAGTGACATTAGCCTGATTCAAGCTTGGTTGATGCCATAATGCGCCGTCCATCACCACCACCGCATGACGTCCTTTTGGAACGGCTTTACTAATCTCTTGCATATGCAATAACATGGTGTGTTTATTAACGAAAGGCAGTACTAAGCCGACAGCCTTCTTTGTCGCTGGACAAAAGGCACCAAACAGATAAGCGGAATGAAACTGTTGCTGCTTGATCAGTCGAGGTCGCCCACCGCGGTAATGCCAAACTCTGGTCAATGAGCCTTGTTGTCCTATTCGAGTTTCATCTTGAAACCAGATGTCCACTTGATCTAGGCTCACATCAGTAGGCAGTGACGCCTTAACCTGTGCTATAAAGTTTTTTTAAAAGCGTCTTGAGCTTGTGGGTCGGCTTTTGGATGCTGACTACGAGCACTTATCCAACTCATATCAATACGCTTGAGTAGCTCGTAGATACCGTTAACGGTGTAGTGAGCGTTGTAGTGTTCTTTAGCCAATTGCTGAATGTCTTTGCCGGTTAGACGACCGCCAGCGCGCTTTTCTTGTTCAGAGACTATCATGGCTTTAAAAGCGGCTGTGTCTGCTTCTGCCAATTTGCTGCGACGACCTCGACGATGACGATCGTAGAGACTCTCAAGTCCTCGTTCATAATATCGCTTCAATGTCCGTCTGGCAGTTTCAGGATGTATGCAGAGGTCTTTGGCAATATCGTTGGTGGCTTTGCCTATACTATATTGGTATAAGATGAGCAGGCGTAGTCGGGCTCTGGGATTGCGCTCAGTCTTTGAGTGTTTGCCAAAGTCATGGTCTTCTAGGTTATGTATTGGTATAGTCATAAGTGGATTATACTATATATTTTGGGTTTGGTATAACTTATCAGTACGCTTCATAGCAGACGTATCTGTCAGTCAAATCATTCCCCTTTCGTTTCGTGCATTTACAGGATAATATGTAATGCTACCTTTTATGTTAAATATGCCAAAATTATGCTTAGTCCAAAGTCGTTCGACATCATTCATGACCTCTTCGCCAGTAGTCAGCGTGAATCTGTTATTCACCCTGACTCGGATGCTAGTAAGCGTTTTCAGGGGGAAGTGTATGAGCAGCTGGCTGAGCTTGAATATATCTATGTGGATGAGTCAGCCCTATCAACGGCGGATGAGTGTCCTACTACTGCTATAAGTGAACAAGTCTCTTTGGGGGATTTTTTTGAAGGGTTGGCACAGCTAGCAACGTTGGGTGTGGTTGAGGTCACTGATATTGTAGAGGCTATCCACCGTGAGATTATTTTACGTCCCATAGGGCGTTTCAATGATTTTAATCTAAACAAGTGGCAAACGGGTATTACTGGTCGTATCTATGGCACGGTAAGATATGTCATGCTATTGGTGGGCAAAAACTTGGCGTCAGTGTTCCGACTGTATAAAGCCATGATAAACCAAAAAACAGTGCGCCCAGTATCAGGGTCATTGAAGCAGCTGGTTAATGTCCTAAATGGGGTGATGGGCGATCATCTGGTTAATAAAAACAACCCAATCGCCCTCCCAATGGTGCTATATGATAGATACGGACAGCCGCATAATGGTGAGATTTCAGGGCGCGTTGCTGTTTTGTGCCATGGTCTTTGCTTGAGCCATTTAAGTTGGCAGTCGTTCAATAATGAAGGCTTGGGTGAGGAGATTCTTCGTAGTCAGCCTGAGACTACGGTGCTCTACCTTGATTATAATACGGGACAACGTATCTCATGCAATGGGCGTAATCTTTCCCAAGTGCTGCAAACGTTGACAGATAACAACCCCAATGTTTCTCAGATAGATCTCGTTGGTCACAGTATGGGCGGATTGGTCGCTCGCAGTGCTCTGTTTTACGGCAAGCAAGAGGGTCTAGACTGGATAAAACGTGTCGGCAATCTTGTCACTCTCGGCTCACCACATCATGGTGCCATCCTTGAGCGTATCGGCTTTTTTGTGCAAGACGTCATTGCAAGGCTGCCTTTTGCTAATGCGCTGGCAAAGCTCGGTGACCTGCGTAGTGCTGGTATCATTGATCTGCGTCATGGCAGTATTCGGGATGCTGACTGGATGTCTTTAGAAGGCCGAAGTGTCTTGCCACAAGATTTTCGCCATCCAGCGCGCCTGCCTCGACATGTCAATACTTATCTCGTCGCCGCTACCTTGATGGAAGGTCATTACGACTCTAAGGCGACCAGTTTATTGGGTGATGGTTTGGTGACCATAGATTCTGCTCTAGGCGATCATAAAGGTGAGCATATGTTGATGGTACCAGAAGGGCGCAAAGCTGTTTTTTATGGGCTGGGTCATATGAGCTTAATTTATAGTAAAAGAGTGCATAAGCAGGTCGTTGCATGGCTGTTAGATAATGGCAAAAGTAGCTTTAATGGAGAAGATGATGCACTTGGTATGCGCATACATTCTTACCCTGATGATTTTGATGTGGCGATTTAAGTATAGTAGGCTTGGTTAGCATTGTTTAGCCGCAGCTATTTGTGCATGTTCAATATAGCCCAATCATTTGAATGATGATTGAATAATTAATCCTCTGTTTTTATCTTACCCGTTATAGTTAGCTGAAAGTAAAACTGTTATATAGATTTAGAAGCGCTACTGGGATAAGTTTTACTTGCGTGCTGCGTCCCCAGAGGCTGCGTAAAACTCATTCCAATAGCGCTATACTCTTTTTAGAGTGCATCGACTATAGAGTGCACTGCATAAAAAAAGCCCTCAAACATCAGGCTTGAGGGCTTTTTGCTCATACGAAATTCAGACTAGTCGGCAAATATCGTTGCAACATCGTCTTTATTAAATTTATAGACCTCACCGCAAAACCCGCAATCCATCTCGAATGTACCGCCTTGCTCTTCGATGATGTCCAAGGCTTCCGTTTCACCGATTTGCTCAATTGCCATCTCGCATTTCTCACGTGAGCAGGTACAGCCAAAGGATAATGCAACAGGCTCAGGCGCAACGACGTTTTCTTCATTGTATAAACGATACAAAATTTCGTTGCTATCAAGTGTGGTTAGCTCTTCAGCTTTGACAGTGCGCGTCAAAACGCTCAAACGCGTCCATAAATCGTCATCGATACCAGCATCTTGGTTTTGCTCTACCTCATAAGTTTCCTCAGCGGTACGAGGCAGCATCTGTACCAAGATACCACCCGCTTGTAGACCATCAGAAGCCAAGTTAATCAGCGTTGGAATCTGCGCCGATTGCTTTTGATAATGCGCTAAACAGTCGGCCAAATTATCATGGCTGCGTTCTACAATGCCCTGATAGGATTCACCGCCAGCAGGTTGAATGTTGATAAATAACACACCCTGACCGGTTTCACCAAGCTCAGCAAAGGCCTCATCAGCACTGGTCATATTCTCCCAAGCTTGTACTTGCTCATCAGTATCCGCTTTCCAGCTGGCAAGCGCACGAATGATACCGTCTTGGTCGCATTCAGCCACTGCCCAATTCAGTAAGCTATTACTGTCTGAGGATTGCAACTGAATGGACAGGTGACCATCAATTTTAACCGTACCGATCAGTAAACTGGCAGCCGTCAGCATCTCACCAAGTAAGCGTTTAATCGCTTCAGGGTAAGGCTTTTGGGCGATGATGGTCGCATAGCCACGTGATAGGCGTACCACATCACCACGGACAGGTGAGTCTTGAATAAAAAAGCGCTGACGCACATCGCTATCGACAGTAACGGTTTGGGTGTTTGGTGTTTGATTGGCTTGAGTCATAAGTCTTTTCTAATATTGAGAAGTTGCTAGCTTTATGGGGATTACTAACAATTTATCAATAATACGGCTGTCCTAAATAGTTTAACTATCTATAACGTGGACGCGTCATCAATTAAAGCATTTATATTTTTACTCTCAAGATCTAATAGGTGACACAACCTAGGACAGCTGCCACTGGTTTATAAAAATAAGTAGCAATTGAGTGTAATTATGCTCCTTTACGATTACTCAATCACTAATCAAACATACTCATCGATAGCAAAACATCGCAAAAATAGTCTTGCACGGCTATAAAGGATATTGCATGCTTAATAGCTATATAAAGCTGATAACCACCACTATATAGCTATAGCCATTCAAACTCTACCGACCACTACATCCTATGACCGAAAACAAAAAGTCTTTTTATTATAGACCAAAGACCAATCAGTCCAGTAACGCAACAGTGCGCTGGACGTTTGTGACGCTTGGCTGGATATTCTTTGTACTTGGTATTATTGGCGTGCTGCTGCCAGCGATGCCGACGGCTCCTTTTATACTACTGGCAGCAGGGTGCTGGGCGCGTAGCTCACGGCGGTTTCATTTTTGGCTGATTAACCATAGGTTCTTCGGTAAGTATGTCCGTGACTGGGAAGAGCGTCGTGCAGTGCCGCATTATGCCAAATGGCTGGCAACCATCATGATGGCCATATCGACCACGATGATGTTCTATCAACTGCCTGCTGATATGATTTGGGTGGCGTGGGTGATAGCGGCAGCTTGTAGTGTGGTGGTAGTAATACTGTTTCGCTTGCCCAATGCTTAACCCGATCTATATGAATAAATATTAACTTAAGAACACTAAATAGCCATAAAAGATGCTTAAAAAGACGATTAATGTTGTTTAGTTACACAAAGTAGCATTTAAGACTTGCGCTAATGCAATTAGCCCCCTATAATGCACTCAAGCTTAAGAGCAGTTCTGCACCAAATCATTACCTCGTAGTATTAGTTATAATCCTTCGTTTTAATATTTATCGTTCAGTAGCTATTTGCAAGCGTTATCGGCCAATTAGGCCAAAAATAAATTAAATATCAGGGTTATGACTATGTCAGACGTTCAAAAAGGTACAGTTAAGTGGTTCAATGAAGCTAAAGGCTTTGGTTTCATCGCTCCAGAAAATGGCGCAGACGTTTTTGCTCATTACAGCGAAATCACTGGTTCAGGTTTCAAAACTTTGGCTGAAGGCCAAGAAGTTGAGTTCACTGTAACTCAAGGCCAAAAAGGCCCACAAGCACATAACATCGTTGCTATCTAATTTTATCTTTTATAGATGAAACATAGATAAATAGATGTTTAAAAAACGAACCTTCGGGTTCGTTTTTTTTCCTCTGCGATTTATTATTGAAGACTTGATATTAAAAGCTTGAGCTTATTTTTAAATCAAATTATAAGTCGAGTAATTAGTGCGAAGTATTTTTTCTATTAGATAAAGCTAATCCCAATATTAATCAGCCCGCCACCTACAATAAGCCAAACAAACATCATCGCGGCTAAGATAAGAGGTTTGACCCCAGCTTGCTTAATAGCGCTGAGATGAGTGGTCAAGCCTAGTGCAAACATGGCCATGGTCAACAAAACATCATCCAATATGATCATATTCTGCTCAAAGCTAGCAGACATTGGCACCCATGTGTGCAGTACGACGATAAGAATAAAAATAAAGGCAAACCAAGGGACTTTGACTTGTTTGATGCGTGCCACAAGCGATGGTTTTTTATCACTGCTATTGCTATCGTTAGCTGTGGTTAGCGCAAAGGATAGTATCAATAAAAATGGCGCCAGCATCATCACTCGAATCATCTTAGTGACGACAGCGGTATTGCCGACCTCAGGGCTGATGGCATTGCCTGCGACCACGACTTGTGCCACTTCATGTACGGTCGAGCCTGTATAGACACCGTATTGTTGGGCATTAAGCCATGGCTGCAGCCAGCCCAGATGATATAAGAAGGGATAGAGCAGCATCGCAATAGTGCCAAAGACCACTACCGTTGCCACAGCGATAGTAACTTTATGGGCTTCTGCTTTGACCACTGGCTCTGCCGCGATAACGGCTGCTGCCCCGCAAATACTGGCGCCTGAACCAATCAAAAGCGTCGTTTGCTTATCGACCTTGAGCCACTTTGTACCCAGCCAATAGGTTAATAAAAAAGTCGAGGTTAGCACCAGTGCATCCGTCATAATCGCTGGCATGCCAACGCTTGCTACTTGTGTCATCGTCAGCTTAAAACCATAAAACATAATGGCCAAACGCAAAACTTGACCTTTAGCAAAGACAACGCCAGCATCTAAGCGCTCAGCGAAATTAGCATAAATTGTATTGCCGAGCAGCATACCGAGTAAGATGGCTAAGGTTAAAGACGATAGACCTTTGATGCGTCCATCAGACCAGGTGTCCAAGCTGGTATTTAGCCATAAGCAAAATAAACTACCAATCAGTACCACGACTAGCCCTGCTAAGTGGCGATTGCTCGGAACATAATGGTTGATTGATTGGGCAAAAGCGTGCATGACAGACGCATCCTATTAGAATAATCAAAATAAGCATAAGCTTATGAGTAGACAGTATAAGTCAACTCAATTTATAATAAAAACAGATTAATAAGATACAAACTATCGATTTTTTAGGTTAGTAAGCCAATGTTTATTCGGTCAACGTAAGATGTGATTATAAATAAGGTGTGATTATAAATAATGAAAAAAGCGATACAGGTGCTACCGAAGATTACACTAAAGCAATTGGCAGTTTTTGTCAGTATTTATCAAACAGGCAGCACCAGTCGCGCCAGTGAAGAATTGCATCTCTCACAGTCCGCAGTCAGTAGTGCGCTCACTGAGCTAGAGGCAAGATTGCAAATGCCATTATTTGAACGGGTAGGGCGCAGACTGAACCAACACCCTAATGCTCATCCTGTTTATGTACAGGCACAAGCTATCTTGGGGCAATCGTTGACGCTTGAATATTATTATAAGTACCAAGCAGGGCAGATTCATATCGGCGCGAGTACTACTATAGGCAATTATGTTTTGCCACCACTGCTTGCCAAGCTATATGAAGCACTGCCTGATGCAAATGTCGATATGTATATTGCCAATACCCAAGAGGTGGTCAGTGAGGTTGAACAGTTAAATATCGACATTGCCTTAGTAGAAGGCATGCCACGGCCAACAGATATGAAAGTCATTGAACAACGAGCATGGCGTACCGATACCTTGATGGTGTTTGCCAAGCGCGATAGCAAATGGCTAACTGAGGTAGCAGCATATAACCATGATGGTGACTGCTATCAGCTTACGGTTGAGCAGTTAGCAAAGCTGCCACTACTCGTACGTGAGGCGGGATCGGGTACACGGCAGATTATTGATGAGCAACTGCTACAGCACCTACCTGATGCTGAGACAATCATAGCTATCCAGCAATCAGAAGCTCTAAAAAACATGGTAAGCGCAGATATTGGACTTGGCTGTCTATCGCAGCATGTGATTCAAGCGGAGTTAGAGGCGGGCACGCTTGTGCAGGTCAAAGTGGCTGGAATAGATTTAACGCGAACGTGGTGGTTAGTTTGGCACAAGTCGCGTCACCAAAGCCCAATTTGGCAGACGTTTATAGATATTATTCAGCACGGTTAGACATAAGCTTTAGATATTATTGGATGTTAAATAAAAAAATTGCAGCATAAATAAATACGCTGCGATTTTTAATTGCTGCACCAATAGGTATCAGAACCAGCTTAACGTTTAATATAGTTTTAAGCTAATATAGCTTTAAGCGATCTTTATTTTGCGACTGGCTTATCGAGTCTCACCACCAAGCTGTCACAAGGGACATTAGGAAGGATATTATCCGCAGTCGCTCCGCTGAGCCAAGCGGCGATGCCGTGACGCTCATGGCGTCCGATGACCAATAGGTCAACGTCATGCTTATGGCAGTAATTAACGATACCTTCACTGCTAGAGATGGCAGTTGTGACCTCAGACTTCACAGCCTGTAACTGATTGCGCTCCAAAAACTCAGCAAGCTTGGCGCGTGCTTCTTGGCAACGCACATCATCAATCTCATCGTAAAGACTAGAGGCGGGTACCAGCTCATAGCCAAAGCCAACCATGGTATCTTTGACGATATGCAGGACAGATAGCTTGGAGCCAGGACGATTGTCGACAATGCGCTTGGCTTTTTGCGCAACGATATCTGCATCTGCCAATAGGTCAGTAACCAGTAAGATATGTTGGTAACTCATGATATATTCCTCGTATCGGATGGCATTTAGCGTTTATCAAACTACTTTGCTACAGGGTGATCAAGCTTGACTACTAGACTGTCGCACGGGGCATTGGGCAAGATATCATCTGCTGTCGCACCGACTAACCAAGCGGCGATACCACGGCGCTCGTGGCGTCCAATAATCAACAGGTCAACGTCATTTTTATCACAGTAGTTGATGATGCCTTTAGCATTAGAGATGGCGGCGGTGACTTCTGATTGGGTAGCATGTAAGTCATTACGCTCAAGAAACTGTGCCAGCTTGGCGCGTGCTTCTTGCCAGTGTTCACCGTCTTTTTCACCTGAAAGACTAGAGGCAGGGACCAGCTCGTAGCCAAAACGCACCATATCATCTTCGACAATATGCAGGACCGAAAGCTTGGCCTCAGGGGAGCCAGCGATGACACGTTTGGCTCTTTGCGCGACGATATCTGCATCAGATAATAGATCAGTGACCAGTAAAATATGTTGGTAGCTCATAAGGTGCTCCTTTTATTACATGTACTTAACTATAACACTACTCCTGATAGCTGTTAAGTGTACTTTGTAGAGATACACCAGTTATGAAGCGCGTTTTAGCTGTTTTTACATTGGCCTAGTTTTTATGTAAATTTATATTATAGCAATATGCCTTAATCCATTTTCGAATTAGCATAGACTATGCCAATATAATCAGTTGAAAATAAAACTTTTACATAAACTTAAACGCGCTATGTTCTTTTTAAAGCGCATCGACTATAGAGTTAAATAACTGAGAATGTGGTATGGCACTCTTATTTATTGTGATACTGGTTTATCAAGCTTGACGACCAAGCTATCGCAAGACACGTTAGGCAATATATTATCGGCAGTGGCACCGACCAACCACGCTGCAATACCGCGGCGTTCATGGCGGCCAATGACCAACAAGTCGACATTTTCTTCACGGCAATAGTTCACGATGCCTTCACTGCTAGAGATAGCTGCTGTTAATTCGGATTTGGTTGCTCGTAGCTCGTTACGCTCAAGGAACTCTACCAGCTTTATCCTAGCTTTAGGCCAAAGCTCTTCTTCTTTTTTATCAGCAATTCTAGAAGCCTGTACCAGCTCATAACCAAAGCGAGCCACGTCCTCCTCAACGATATGCAATACGGAAAGCTTGGCTTCAGGAGAGCCAGCGATGACACGTTTGGCCCTTTGCGCAACGATATCTGCATCAGATAATAGGTCAGTGACCAGTAGAATATGTTGGTAGCTCATAAGGTAATCCTTTTAATAAACAGCCTTTTAATAAACAGTAAGTGTGATTGAACGTATACCGTCAAAACACTTTGGGGCGCTACTCTAATACAGGTTCGTTCAGTTTGACGACCAAGCTATCACAAGGAACGTTGGGTAAGATACTGTCTGCCGTCGCCTTAATCAGCCATGCAGCGATACCTTGACGTTCGTGGCGGCCAATAATCAACAAATCAACGTTTTGTTCGCGGCAGTATTTGACGATATCTTTATCATTAGAGATCGCTGCAGTGACTTCTGAGTGTGTCGTTTTAAGATCATTGCGCTCAATGAATTGGGCAAGCTTTTCTCTTGTTTCTTTCCATTTACCACTTGGATCATCGTCGGTCAGTGTGGTCTCAGTGACAGGCTTGCGACCGAAATGTACTAAGTCGTCTTCGACGATATGCAGCACTGATAGCTTAGCCTCAGGAAACCCGAGGATAACTCGTTTGGCTCTTTGTGCGACGATATCAGCATCAGAGAGTAAGTCAGTTACTAATAGAACGTGCTTATAATTCATGAGTAAATCCTCGTGTATGAGAAGGTATAAAGTAGTCATTCAAATAAAACAATAGCTGATAACTCCATAGTAGCACTATGGATAAGCTTTGTTAAGATAGTAGACACTTGCTGGTTATTAATATTGTGTTTTATTGATACCATTAGCCGCCTTCACTGCCTTGACTTATCATGCTATTAGCCCCATCTAATCGCATTAGGCAAACATATTGATATTCAAAAATAACTGATAAGGACAACTATGACTGACACGCCATTTACCGCTGATTTAACGCTGCATCCAGCATTTGAGCTACTTGAGCATCGCCATATTGAGGCGTTATCAATGGATGTGCTGATCAGCCAGCATGTCAAAACAGGTGCGATGCATTACCATTTGGCGCATCCTAGTGACGAAAACGCCTTTTTGGTTGGCTTTCGTACGCAGCCTATGGACTCAAAAGGCGAAGCGCATATCTTGGAGCATGTGGCATTATGTGGCTCCAAGAAGTTTCCCGTCCGTGATCCGTTCTTTTCGATGATCAAGCGCTCATTGAATACCTTTATGAATGCCATGACTGCCGCTGATTGGACAGCTTATCCTTATGCAACACAAAATAAGAACGATTATTTTAACTTGCTCGATGTTTATCTGGATGCCGCATTCTTTCCCAATATTCATCCGCTGGACTTTGCCCAAGAAGGCATCCGCGTTGAGCTAGACGCTGAAGATAAGCCGCAGTTTAAGGGTATTGTGTTCAATGAGATGAAAGGGGCAATGAGCGGTGAGATTGATCAGCTCTATCATGCTGTCGCCCATCATTTGTTCCCAACGACGACTTATCACTATAACTCTGGTGGTGATCCTGCTGATATTCCTGACTTGACCCATCCTGAGCTGATTGAGTTTCATCAAAGCCATTATCATCCGTCAAACAGCGTGATTATGAGTTTTGGTAATATTCCCGTTGCCGAGACTCAAGCGAAGATACATGAAGATGCGCTAATACAGTTCGAAGCGGGCAAAAAGCATGTCTCGCGTCCAGAGCAGCGTTTATCTGCACCGATCAGTGCCACGGATACTTATACCGCTGACGAAGCGGGTCCTGATCAAACCCATCACGTGGTTGCTTGGTTGTTACCATCCATCACTGATCCAAAGCAGCGTCTGGCACTGCGTTTGCTTGAAGGAGTGTTGATAGAGCATGCAGGCTCACCACTACGTGCTTATCTTGACAGTCATCCGCTGGGCAAAGCGCCAAGCCCCCTATTAGGGCTTGATGATAGCCATTATGAGATGGTGTTTTATACGGGTCTACGAGGCTCAAACCCTGAGCATGCCGAAGCGGTAGAGCAGGGCATTATGGACTTGCTGGCGCAAGTTGCCAGTACACCGATTGATGATGAAACCATCGAGACTATCTTGCATCAGATTGAGATTGATCAACGTCATATCGGCGGTGATAGCATTCCTTATGGTCTGAACTTGATGTTAGAGGGTTTTAGTACGGCGATACATGATGGTAACCCTCTCGATATCTGGGAGGTTGATGAGCATTTAGCTTGGCTACGTGAGCAAGTCGTCGACCCGCAGTGGCTGCCCAATTTAATCAAAAAGCACTTACTAGAAAATACCCACCGCGTACGTTTGACATTGACGCCTGATAGCGAAAAGTCAGCACGCCTTGCTGCCGCTGAGCAGACGCGTTTG
The sequence above is a segment of the Psychrobacter fulvigenes genome. Coding sequences within it:
- a CDS encoding universal stress protein produces the protein MSYQHILLVTDLLSDADIVAQRAKRVIAGSPEAKLSVLHIVEDDMVRFGYELVPASSLSGEKDGEHWQEARAKLAQFLERNDLHATQSEVTAAISNAKGIINYCDKNDVDLLIIGRHERRGIAAWLVGATADDILPNAPCDSLVVKLDHPVAK
- a CDS encoding YeiH family protein codes for the protein MHAFAQSINHYVPSNRHLAGLVVVLIGSLFCLWLNTSLDTWSDGRIKGLSSLTLAILLGMLLGNTIYANFAERLDAGVVFAKGQVLRLAIMFYGFKLTMTQVASVGMPAIMTDALVLTSTFLLTYWLGTKWLKVDKQTTLLIGSGASICGAAAVIAAEPVVKAEAHKVTIAVATVVVFGTIAMLLYPFLYHLGWLQPWLNAQQYGVYTGSTVHEVAQVVVAGNAISPEVGNTAVVTKMIRVMMLAPFLLILSFALTTANDSNSSDKKPSLVARIKQVKVPWFAFIFILIVVLHTWVPMSASFEQNMIILDDVLLTMAMFALGLTTHLSAIKQAGVKPLILAAMMFVWLIVGGGLINIGISFI
- a CDS encoding universal stress protein; the encoded protein is MSYQHILLVTDLLADADIVAQKAKRIVDNRPGSKLSVLHIVKDTMVGFGYELVPASSLYDEIDDVRCQEARAKLAEFLERNQLQAVKSEVTTAISSSEGIVNYCHKHDVDLLVIGRHERHGIAAWLSGATADNILPNVPCDSLVVRLDKPVAK
- a CDS encoding universal stress protein — translated: MNYKHVLLVTDLLSDADIVAQRAKRVILGFPEAKLSVLHIVEDDLVHFGRKPVTETTLTDDDPSGKWKETREKLAQFIERNDLKTTHSEVTAAISNDKDIVKYCREQNVDLLIIGRHERQGIAAWLIKATADSILPNVPCDSLVVKLNEPVLE
- a CDS encoding LysR substrate-binding domain-containing protein, encoding MKKAIQVLPKITLKQLAVFVSIYQTGSTSRASEELHLSQSAVSSALTELEARLQMPLFERVGRRLNQHPNAHPVYVQAQAILGQSLTLEYYYKYQAGQIHIGASTTIGNYVLPPLLAKLYEALPDANVDMYIANTQEVVSEVEQLNIDIALVEGMPRPTDMKVIEQRAWRTDTLMVFAKRDSKWLTEVAAYNHDGDCYQLTVEQLAKLPLLVREAGSGTRQIIDEQLLQHLPDAETIIAIQQSEALKNMVSADIGLGCLSQHVIQAELEAGTLVQVKVAGIDLTRTWWLVWHKSRHQSPIWQTFIDIIQHG
- a CDS encoding universal stress protein — protein: MSYQHILLVTDLLSDADIVAQRAKRVIAGSPEAKLSVLHIVEEDVARFGYELVQASRIADKKEEELWPKARIKLVEFLERNELRATKSELTAAISSSEGIVNYCREENVDLLVIGRHERRGIAAWLVGATADNILPNVSCDSLVVKLDKPVSQ